The sequence below is a genomic window from Mus musculus strain C57BL/6J chromosome 4, GRCm38.p6 C57BL/6J.
ATGATGGGATACCAGAAGAGGCAAGGCGCCCGGTGCAGGCTCAGGATTGTGTCTACTCTGCTGGCCTGGCTCAGAGCAAGACATTCACCAGGAGTCTCTGCACCCTGCTCCCCATCAACACTGGCCCCTCTTTCCACAGAAACCAGTTTGAAGATCGCAGGCCAGTCTTGGCAGGCCACTTTGGTTCTTTAGCGTGGAGCCTTCGCCCAGTCTTACTGTGTGTTGTAGCTACTGGTGTGTAACTGCTGGAGGCCTTAGTCCCTCTCCTATCTGGGTTTTGAGGCCAGAGCTCTACCTTGTTTCCATGTGCAGGCACCGAAATTCCCGAGAACCAGTGGGTCCAGGAAGTCGGCACAGAGTTTTGTCCTCCCTTCTCTGGGGCCTGACTCTGGTACCAGGCTCCACACAGCTGAGGCACAGTGGGCAGCTAAAGAGGAAGGCTGAGAGTGACTAAGACCAGGATGGTACTGTCATCCCAGAAAGGCCTCGTAATCCATGTACCAAACCAGCTGCCCAGAAAGAGGCACCACACCTGAGATGGGCCACTTCTTGGGTTCATGGCCCACGCGGCTCACCAACGTTGTGATCTCACGTTTTGTCCTGCCCATGACCAGGACAGCTACCTTCTTGGCTCGGTTGATGAGGGGCAGGCTGAGGCTCATGCGTTGGTGTGGCCTGAACGGGCTCTCCGTCAGCACCACCAGCTGATCACCATCCAGGCCTGTGGGGGACTGTGGGAACAGAGAAGCTGTGTGCCCGTCGGTGCCCATGCCCAGGAGCACCAGGTCGAAGCTGCTGTTGGCCACCAGGGCTGAGATCTCACTGGCATAGGTCTGAGCTCCCTGGTCCTCCTCGGCACAGAGCCGCTGGTGCAGGTGCACTGGCATCGGGTGGATGTTGTAGTAGGGTACCCTGACGTGCTGTAGCAGGTGAGCCTGCAGGCCCTGGAAGTTGGAGTCTGGATCTGAGAGAGGGACACAACGCTCATCAACCAGCCAGAGGTGTGTGTGGGCCCAGGGGAAGCTGTAATGTCCTGTGGCCAGCTGCTGGAAGAGAGCTATGGGGCTCGAACCACCTGACAGTGCCAGGTGGAACTTGCCGAAGTGCCGTACTGCCTGCACCGCGGCGGCTTCAATGTCACTGGCCAGCTTAGAGATCAGCTCCTCTGGCCAGGCGGTAATCAGTGGGCTCTGTCTATACCGGGCCCCGAGGACCTGGAAGTCACTGGGCTTTGGGACTGAGCCTAGATCTGGTATCAGCACCTCCAGCTGCTGCTGGGAGAAGGTCAGCTGACCACCGCTAAACTCAAAGTCCAGCAGCTGGCCATTCTCGGCTCCCCCTGGGTATGGGCGTGGAACTTCAAAGGCCAGGCTGTCCAGTAACGGGGTCCAGAAGACCCAGGAGGCCAAGAGGTTCTCTGTGGTGATGAAGGACTCCTTTCGGCAGTGGAAGATGTGCGACAGGAGGGTGGAGTAGGCGTCTTGCTCCCGCACAGGCCTGTAGGCGTAGTAATCAGACAGAGGACGGCCGAACAGGCGGAGCCCAGGCTGGTCCTGCACCTCCTTCCACTTCTGAGTGGGTAGTGAGGGTTTGAACAGGTTCCGGCTGACCAGAATGGCAGGGTGGCCCAGCTCACCGTGTCCAATGTAGAAGATAATCTGCTGGGGCAGGCACCGGCTCTGCTCCGGCACCCAGTGTCTCTCGCTCTGGGTGCAGTACGCCCGATTCTTAAACACAATCCGAACATAGCCCACTCTCTCATCCAAGGCCTTGCCAGACATCAGGATGAAAGGGACACCCTCCCAGCGCAGGTTGTCGATGTGGACAAGGACACCTGAGGTGGGGAAAGAGCAGACATCACAGCCTGAGAGTGACATCACAGCCTGAGAGTGAGCTTTGCAGCCCACCTTGCACCTGGCAGCCCTGCCGAGCAAGCCCTGTCTTGCTTTGCCTTCAGCGTTCCCTGCCTCTTCTCAGGCAGGGCTGGAAACAGCTTGTGGGGCTAATTCTACAGCAGAACACCAGCACTCTGAGGTCCCTCCGAGACCCTCTGGTCTAACCAGGCtgggtgcctgcctgcctgcctgccatgggAAGTTCTGTGGTGGGGCAGAAGTGGTGGGAGGCATGTTGGGCCTTGATGGGTAAGGGCACTGTCCTGAGGAAGGGCAGTTCTCTTGGTGTGAAGCCCCCAGGATGCCAAAACAAGGGCAAGCATGAGGGGAGaccaggtgggtggggaggagatgaAGTAGTCCGTGGGGTGGGGTAACATGTGCACGTGTGTTTAGGCAACAGTCATAGGAGCCATGACACACAGAGTCAAGCCTTGCCTCTGTGCCTTCACATACAAGGACAATGACTATACTTGCCTTGTGGGTGTGTTGGGACTAAGGTGAGGCACATACACTGTCTGCCACATCAAATGGACTCTAGATGGCCatgccctgtctctgccttctaacaGCCAGCCATTCTCCCTAAATCCTCCTGGGACCTTCCAGGTAGCTCTAGCAGGTATCTGATGGCCAATGTGGTGTCTCTCCACAGGACCATTCCTTGGCTGTGGCTGGGTAGAACTCTGTGCCTCATCATAGAAGTGACAAACACAGCCCACCACGAAGGTGGTTCCTATCCGAGTCCCACAGATTTCCTGGGACTGCATGGAGCCTGAGGTAGGTGACCTGCAGCTTTAAGCTGGCAACAGGCCTAGGAGGTGAAAAGATCTCCCGGAGTCCCACACTGCAAAGGGCACTTGGTGGACCAGTGGCCTCCAGCTGCTGGTGGCCCCACAGACACCAGCTCCGGTGCCTACCTGCGAAGGTTGGTGTCAGGCTCTGGAAGCCGTCTGGCTTCTGCAGCTCTCGGCGCACCTGTCCGCTGTAGGCCTGGTACTGGCCCAGG
It includes:
- the H6pd gene encoding GDH/6PGL endoplasmic bifunctional protein isoform X2; the protein is MKLLWTSFRVCRCSLLSFCCCHPLLFGWQIQSAEKTLTPQPLALAGAWPSLPPLPASTASQHSRPGSCSPVDIQGLPLEPWHCTLTSPHRLPAPLHHLLLLPCPAPADPVSPTPGLFICNAVGLEGALHDPLTHLTGRASFYEEYGVIRDTLQNHLTEILTLVAMELPLNISSSAAVLQHKLWAFQALRGLQKSSAILGQYQAYSGQVRRELQKPDGFQSLTPTFAGVLVHIDNLRWEGVPFILMSGKALDERVGYVRIVFKNRAYCTQSERHWVPEQSRCLPQQIIFYIGHGELGHPAILVSRNLFKPSLPTQKWKEVQDQPGLRLFGRPLSDYYAYRPVREQDAYSTLLSHIFHCRKESFITTENLLASWVFWTPLLDSLAFEVPRPYPGGAENGQLLDFEFSGGQLTFSQQQLEVLIPDLGSVPKPSDFQVLGARYRQSPLITAWPEELISKLASDIEAAAVQAVRHFGKFHLALSGGSSPIALFQQLATGHYSFPWAHTHLWLVDERCVPLSDPDSNFQGLQAHLLQHVRVPYYNIHPMPVHLHQRLCAEEDQGAQTYASEISALVANSSFDLVLLGMGTDGHTASLFPQSPTGLDGDQLVVLTESPFRPHQRMSLSLPLINRAKKVAVLVMGRTKREITTLVSRVGHEPKKWPISGVVPLSGQLVWYMDYEAFLG
- the H6pd gene encoding GDH/6PGL endoplasmic bifunctional protein isoform X1, producing MKASEDRPEQDCADLVMSMQGRAWAFCFLPLHTGIWKMLLAAMCLALLGCLQAQELKGHVSIILLGATGDLAKKYLWQGLFQLYLDEAGKGHSFSFHGAALTAPQQGQKLMDKVLESLSCPKDLVPSRCDELKGQFLQLSQYRQLKTVEDYQTLNKDIETQVQQDGLWEAGRIFYFSVPPFAYADIARNINSSCRPHPGAWLRVVFEKPFGHDHLSAQQLASELGSFFQEEEMYRVDHYLGKQAVAQILPFRDQNRKALDGLWNRHHVERVEIILKETIDAEGRASFYEEYGVIRDTLQNHLTEILTLVAMELPLNISSSAAVLQHKLWAFQALRGLQKSSAILGQYQAYSGQVRRELQKPDGFQSLTPTFAGVLVHIDNLRWEGVPFILMSGKALDERVGYVRIVFKNRAYCTQSERHWVPEQSRCLPQQIIFYIGHGELGHPAILVSRNLFKPSLPTQKWKEVQDQPGLRLFGRPLSDYYAYRPVREQDAYSTLLSHIFHCRKESFITTENLLASWVFWTPLLDSLAFEVPRPYPGGAENGQLLDFEFSGGQLTFSQQQLEVLIPDLGSVPKPSDFQVLGARYRQSPLITAWPEELISKLASDIEAAAVQAVRHFGKFHLALSGGSSPIALFQQLATGHYSFPWAHTHLWLVDERCVPLSDPDSNFQGLQAHLLQHVRVPYYNIHPMPVHLHQRLCAEEDQGAQTYASEISALVANSSFDLVLLGMGTDGHTASLFPQSPTGLDGDQLVVLTESPFRPHQRMSLSLPLINRAKKVAVLVMGRTKREITTLVSRVGHEPKKWPISGVVPLSGQLVWYMDYEAFLG
- the H6pd gene encoding GDH/6PGL endoplasmic bifunctional protein isoform 1 precursor (isoform 1 precursor is encoded by transcript variant 1), translated to MKHTGIWKMLLAAMCLALLGCLQAQELKGHVSIILLGATGDLAKKYLWQGLFQLYLDEAGKGHSFSFHGAALTAPQQGQKLMDKVLESLSCPKDLVPSRCDELKGQFLQLSQYRQLKTVEDYQTLNKDIETQVQQDGLWEAGRIFYFSVPPFAYADIARNINSSCRPHPGAWLRVVFEKPFGHDHLSAQQLASELGSFFQEEEMYRVDHYLGKQAVAQILPFRDQNRKALDGLWNRHHVERVEIILKETIDAEGRASFYEEYGVIRDTLQNHLTEILTLVAMELPLNISSSAAVLQHKLWAFQALRGLQKSSAILGQYQAYSGQVRRELQKPDGFQSLTPTFAGVLVHIDNLRWEGVPFILMSGKALDERVGYVRIVFKNRAYCTQSERHWVPEQSRCLPQQIIFYIGHGELGHPAILVSRNLFKPSLPTQKWKEVQDQPGLRLFGRPLSDYYAYRPVREQDAYSTLLSHIFHCRKESFITTENLLASWVFWTPLLDSLAFEVPRPYPGGAENGQLLDFEFSGGQLTFSQQQLEVLIPDLGSVPKPSDFQVLGARYRQSPLITAWPEELISKLASDIEAAAVQAVRHFGKFHLALSGGSSPIALFQQLATGHYSFPWAHTHLWLVDERCVPLSDPDSNFQGLQAHLLQHVRVPYYNIHPMPVHLHQRLCAEEDQGAQTYASEISALVANSSFDLVLLGMGTDGHTASLFPQSPTGLDGDQLVVLTESPFRPHQRMSLSLPLINRAKKVAVLVMGRTKREITTLVSRVGHEPKKWPISGVVPLSGQLVWYMDYEAFLG
- the H6pd gene encoding GDH/6PGL endoplasmic bifunctional protein isoform 2 precursor (isoform 2 precursor is encoded by transcript variant 2), with translation MLLAAMCLALLGCLQAQELKGHVSIILLGATGDLAKKYLWQGLFQLYLDEAGKGHSFSFHGAALTAPQQGQKLMDKVLESLSCPKDLVPSRCDELKGQFLQLSQYRQLKTVEDYQTLNKDIETQVQQDGLWEAGRIFYFSVPPFAYADIARNINSSCRPHPGAWLRVVFEKPFGHDHLSAQQLASELGSFFQEEEMYRVDHYLGKQAVAQILPFRDQNRKALDGLWNRHHVERVEIILKETIDAEGRASFYEEYGVIRDTLQNHLTEILTLVAMELPLNISSSAAVLQHKLWAFQALRGLQKSSAILGQYQAYSGQVRRELQKPDGFQSLTPTFAGVLVHIDNLRWEGVPFILMSGKALDERVGYVRIVFKNRAYCTQSERHWVPEQSRCLPQQIIFYIGHGELGHPAILVSRNLFKPSLPTQKWKEVQDQPGLRLFGRPLSDYYAYRPVREQDAYSTLLSHIFHCRKESFITTENLLASWVFWTPLLDSLAFEVPRPYPGGAENGQLLDFEFSGGQLTFSQQQLEVLIPDLGSVPKPSDFQVLGARYRQSPLITAWPEELISKLASDIEAAAVQAVRHFGKFHLALSGGSSPIALFQQLATGHYSFPWAHTHLWLVDERCVPLSDPDSNFQGLQAHLLQHVRVPYYNIHPMPVHLHQRLCAEEDQGAQTYASEISALVANSSFDLVLLGMGTDGHTASLFPQSPTGLDGDQLVVLTESPFRPHQRMSLSLPLINRAKKVAVLVMGRTKREITTLVSRVGHEPKKWPISGVVPLSGQLVWYMDYEAFLG